Proteins co-encoded in one Streptomyces sp. JH34 genomic window:
- a CDS encoding GDP-L-fucose synthase → MTTETPGPAQESTRPLLHPGARIFVAGHRGLVGSALVRRLTADGHEVITRGRDELDLREAAPTEAFLRETRPDAVVLAAAKVGGIMANSTRPVQFLEDNLRIQLAVVAGAHAAGVRRLLLLGSSCIYPKHAPQPIPESALLTGPLEPTNEAYALAKIAGIVQVQSYRRQYGASYISAMPTNLYGPGDNFDLETSHVLPALIRRFHEAKRDGADEVTLWGSGSPRREFLHVDDLAAACVRLLEVYDDAEPVNVGCGEDLAISELADTVADVTEYQGRIVWDTSKPDGTPRKLLDVSRLSSLGFKPQIPLRDGIARTYAWWLGRQTPQG, encoded by the coding sequence ATGACGACTGAAACCCCTGGCCCGGCCCAGGAATCCACCCGCCCCCTGCTGCACCCGGGCGCCCGCATATTCGTCGCGGGCCACCGCGGCCTCGTCGGATCGGCGCTGGTGCGCCGCCTCACCGCCGACGGCCACGAGGTGATCACCCGCGGCCGGGACGAACTCGATCTGCGCGAGGCCGCGCCGACCGAGGCCTTCCTGCGCGAGACCCGCCCGGACGCGGTGGTGCTGGCGGCCGCCAAGGTGGGCGGGATCATGGCCAACAGCACCCGGCCGGTGCAGTTCCTGGAGGACAACCTCCGGATCCAGCTCGCCGTGGTCGCGGGCGCCCACGCGGCCGGCGTCCGGCGCCTGCTCCTCCTCGGCTCGTCGTGCATCTACCCCAAGCACGCCCCCCAGCCGATCCCCGAGAGCGCCCTGCTCACCGGCCCACTCGAACCCACCAACGAGGCGTACGCGCTGGCCAAGATCGCCGGAATCGTGCAGGTCCAGTCCTACCGCCGGCAGTACGGCGCCTCGTACATCAGCGCCATGCCCACCAATCTCTACGGCCCCGGGGACAACTTCGACCTGGAGACCTCGCACGTGCTGCCCGCCCTGATCCGCCGCTTCCACGAGGCGAAGCGGGACGGCGCCGACGAGGTCACCCTGTGGGGTTCCGGAAGCCCCCGGCGCGAGTTCCTCCACGTCGACGACCTGGCCGCCGCGTGCGTGCGGCTGCTGGAGGTGTACGACGACGCCGAACCGGTCAACGTCGGCTGCGGCGAGGACCTCGCCATCAGCGAACTGGCGGACACCGTCGCCGATGTGACGGAATACCAGGGACGTATCGTCTGGGACACCTCGAAGCCCGACGGCACCCCGCGCAAGCTCCTCGACGTGTCCCGGCTCTCCTCCCTCGGCTTCAAGCCGCAGATTCCGCTGCGGGACGGCATCGCCCGCACCTACGCCTGGTGGCTCGGCCGTCAGACCCCTCAGGGCTGA